The region ATCATGCGCGCCGTCGAACGCTTCGCCTCCGACGCTCCGTCCGACGACATGGCGATCCTCGCGATGCGGGTACCCGGCCTGCAGAAGGACTGACGGAACGACACAAGGCATGAAAAAGGCCCCGCCCAATTGGGCGGGGCCTTCTGCGTGGAGCCCCCCAACGGAATCGAACCGTTGACCTTCTCCTTACCATGGAGACGCTCTACCGACTGAGCTAGGGGGGCCAGTTACCTTGCAAGGTTTCCCTTGCGGCAACGAAAGAGATCATACCCCGAACAGACCCGTGCTCCCAACTACGCCCGCACGATCAGAACGCGGGCTGCAGCAGTCCTCCGAGCGAATTGCACGCGGACACGATCCGCTGCATGTCCCGCTTGGTCAACGAGGCGTCGACCGGCAGCGCCAGCGTCTCGTCGACAGCCGACTCGGTCTCGGGCAGCGAGACACAGCACCGGAACGCGGGCATGCGATGCACCGGCGCCTTCACGGGCACCCGGCAGTCAACTCCCCTGGCCCGCAAGGCCCGGGCGAAGGCATCCCGATCGGGCCGCCCGTTGCCGGGCACCCGCACGACGTACTGCTGGTAGGTGTGCCCGTCCCCGTCGTCGGGCGTGCGCACACCCCTCAGCTTCAGATCGAGAAACGCCGCGCGTTGCCGCCGCTGAGCGATCTCGTCGTACGGCGCCTCGGACTCCCCGTGCTGCAACACGAGAAGCCCGCGCCGCTGCCCGACGTCGAGGAAGCGCCCCATGTCGGCCGGCCGCCCGAAGCGATGTACGACAACGACGGCCGCCGTCCGCGGAGTTGTTGCCGCTTCGACGGCCGACGCGTCAAGACAGTAGGTCACCGGATCTATGTCGGCGAACACCGGCAGCCCACCGGCGAGGATCACCGCCTCGGCGACTTCCACGTTTCCGTAGGCCGGTACGACGACCTCGTCACCGACTCCGACGCCGGCGGCCCTGAGCATTGCAGCAGTACCCATGCCATGGATGTTGGGCGCGAGACGTGAACGTCAAGTGACGCACAACAAAAAAGGGTTGGACCCCGAACCGAAGTTCAGGATCCAACCCTTTCAATATTTGTTCGGCGGTGTCCTACTCTCCCACAGGGTCCCCCCTGCAGTACCATCGGCGCTGTGAGGCTTAGCTTCCGGGTTCGGAATGTAACCGGGCGTTTCCCTCACGCTATGACCACCGAAACACGGTGAAACACATATCAACCGCACCACCCGTGACCTTGGGCGGGGTTGTTCGTGGTTTCAGAACCAACACAGTGGACGCGAGCAACTGAGGACAAGCCCTCGGCCTATTAGTACCAGTCACCTCCACCCGTTACCGGGCTTCCAGATCTGGCCTATCAACCCAGTCGTCTACTGGGAGCCTTACCCCATCTAGTGGGTGGGAACACTCATCTTGAAGCAGGCTTCCCGCTTAGATGCTTTCAGCGGTTATCCCTCCCGAACGTAGCCAACCAGCCATGCCCTTGGCAGGACAACTGGCACACCAGAGGTTCGTCCGTCCCGGTCCTCTCGTACTAGGGACAGCCCTTCTCAATGTTCCTGCGCGCGCAGCGGATAGGGACCGAACTGTCTCACGACGTTCTAAACCCAGCTCGCGTACCGCTTTAATGGGCGAACAGCCCAACCCTTGGGACCGACTCCAGCCCCAGGATGCGACGAGCCGACATCGAGGTGCCAAACCATCCCGTCGATATGGACTCTTGGGGAAGATCAGCCTGTTATCCCCGGGGTACCTTTTATCCGTTGAGCGACGGCGCTTCCACAAGCCACCGCCGGATCACTAGTCCCGACTTTCGTCCCTGCTCGACCCGTCGGTCTCACAGTCAAGCTCCCTTGTGCACTTACACTCAACACCTGATTGCCAACCAGGCTGAGGGAACCTTTGGGCGCCTCCGTTACTCTTTAGGAGGCAACCGCCCCAGTTAAACTACCCATCAGACACTGTCCCTGATCCGGATCACGGACCCAGGTTAGACATCCAGCACGACCAGACTGGTATTTCAACGACGACTCCACAAACACTGGCGTGCCCGCTTCAAAGTCTCCCAGCTATCCTACACAAGCCGAACCGAACACCAATATCAAACTATAGTAAAGGTCCCGGGGTCTTTCCGTCCTGCTGCGCGAAACGAGCATCTTTACTCGTAGTGCAATTTCACCGGGCCTATGGTTGAGACAGTCGAGAAGTCGTTACGCCATTCGTGCAGGTCGGAACTTACCCGACAAGGAATTTCGCTACCTTAGGATGGTTATAGTTACCACCGCCGTTTACTGGCGCTTAAGTTCTCAGCTTCGCCCAACCGAAGTTGGACTAACCGGTCCCCTTAACGTTCCAGCACCGGGCAGGCGTCAGTCCGTATACATCGCCTTACGGCTTCGCACGGACCTGTGTTTTTAGTAAACAGTCGCTTCTCGCTGGTCTCTGCGGCCACCCCCAGCTCGGAGAGTAAATCTCCTCACCAGTGATGGCCCCCCTTCTCCCGAAGTTACGGGGGCATTTTGCCGAGTTCCTTAACCATAGTTCACCCGAACGCCTCGGTATTCTCTACCTGACCACCTGAGTCGGTTTAGGGTACGGGCCGCCATGAAACTCGCTAGAGGCTTTTCTCGACAGCATAGGATCATCCACTTCACCACAATCGGCTCGGCATCAGGTCTCAGACTATGTGGTGTGCGGATTTGCCTACACACCGTCCTACACCCTTACCCCGGGACAACCACCGCCCGGGATGGACTACCTTCCTGCGTCACCCCATCACTCACCTACTGCAGGTCTGGTCCGTCGGCTCCACCACTCCCCCTTGCCCGAAGGCTCCGGGGCGGCTTCACGGACTTAGCATCGCCTGGTTCAATGTTTGACGCTTCACAGCGGGTACCGGAATATCAACCGGTTATCCATCGACTACGCCTGTCGGCCTCGCCTTAGGTCCCGACTTACCCTGGGCAGATCAGCTTGACCCAGGAACCCTTAGTCAATCGGCGCACACGTTTCCCACGTGTGTATCGCTACTCATGCCTGCATTCTCACTCGTGAACCGTCCACCACTAGCTTCCGCTGCAGCTTCACCCGGCACACGACGCTCCCCTACCCATCCCAGCCCCCGTTGGGGGTATGTGCTGGAATGACACGACTTCGGCGGTACGCTTGAGCCCCGCTACATTGTCGGCGCGGAATCACTAGACCAGTGAGCTATTACGCACTCTTTCAAGGGTGGCTGCTTCTAAGCCAACCTCCTGGTTGTCTGTGCGACTCCACATCCTTTCCCACTTAGCGTACGCTTAGGGGCCTTAGTCGATGCTCTGGGCTGTTTCCCTCTCGACCATGGAGCTTATCCCCCACAGTCTCACTGCCGTGCTCTCACTTACCGGCATTCGGAGTTTGGCTAAGGTCAGTAACCCGGTAGGGCCCATCGCCTATCCAGTGCTCTACCTCCGGCAAGAAACACACGACGCTGCACCTAAATGCATTTCGGGGAGAACCAGCTATCACGGAGTTTGATTGGCCTTTCACCCCTAACCACAGGTCATCCCCCAGGTTTTCAACCCTGGTGGGTTCGGTCCTCCACGAAGTCTTACCTCCGCTTCAACCTGCCCATGGCTAGATCACTCCGCTTCGGGTCTTGAGCGCGCTACTAAATCGCCCTATTCGGACTCGCTTTCGCTACGGCTTCCCCACACGGGTTAACCTCGCAACACACCGCAAACTCGCAGGCTCATTCTTCAAAAGGCACGCAGTCACGACCCACAGAGTAAACTCTGTGAGCGACGCTCCCACGGCTTGTAGGCACACGGTTTCAGGTACTATTTCACTCCGCTCCCGCGGTACTTTTCACCATTCCCTCACGGTACTATCCGCTATCGGTCACCAGGGAATATTTAGGCTTAACGGGTGGTCCCGCCAGATTCACACGGGATTTCTCGGGCCCCGTGCTACTTGGGTGTCTCTCAAACGAGCCGTTGATGTTTCGACTACGGGGGTCTTACCCTCTACGCCGGACCTTTCGCATGTCCTTCGCCTACATCAACGGTTTCTGACTCGCCTCACAGCCGGCAGACTGTGAAAGAGAGATCCCACAACCCCGCATACGCAACCCCTGCCGGGTCTCACACGTATACGGTTTGGCCTCATCCGGTTTCGCTCGCCACTACTCCCGGAATCACGGTTGTTTTCTCTTCCTGCGGGTACTGAGATGTTTCACTTCCCCGCGTTCCCTCCACACACCCTATGTGTTCAGATGTGGGTGACAGCCCATGACGACTGCCGGGTTTCCCCATTCGGAAACCCCCGGATCAAAGCCTGGTTGACGACTCCCCGGGGACTATCGTGGCCTCCCACGTCCTTCATCGGTTCCTGGTGCCAAGGCATCCACCGTGCGCCCTTAAAAACTTGGCCACAGATGCTCGCGTCCACTGTGCAGTTCTCAAACAACGACCAACCACCCACCACCCCACCCTGACGGGCGAGTTCACTGGGGCCGGCACTGAAGACACAACCTCACGGCCATACCCTCAGACACCCAACAGCGTGCCCGACACCCTTTGCCGCTTCCCTCATCGTTCCACGCCCCGAAGGACAGTACTGGAAGGAGAAGACAGTCAAGAGTGCCGAATAATCAACGTTCCACCCATGAGCAACCACCGCCGGACGTATGCCGACGTAATGGCCCTGGACCACCAAGCTTGCTTGGCGGCCTAGATGCTCCTTAGAAAGGAGGTGATCCAGCCGCACCTTCCGGTACGGCTACCTTGTTACGACTTCGTCCCAATCGCCAGTCCCACCTTCGACAGCTCCCTCCCCGTGAGGGGTTGGGCCACCGGCTTCGGGTGTTACCGACTTTCGTGACGTGACGGGCGGTGTGTACAAGGCCCGGGAACGTATTCACCGCAGCAATGCTGATCTGCGATTACTAGCAACTCCGACTTCATGGGGTCGAGTTGCAGACCCCAATCCGAACTGAGACCGGCTTTTTGAGATTCGCTCCGCCTCACGGCATCGCAGCTCATTGTACCGGCCATTGTAGCACGTGTGCAGCCCAAGACATAAGGGGCATGATGACTTGACGTCGTCCCCACCTTCCTCCGAGTTGACCCCGGCAGTCTCCTGTGAGTCCCCATCACCCCGAAGGGCATGCTGGCAACACAGAACAAGGGTTGCGCTCGTTGCGGGACTTAACCCAACATCTCACGACACGAGCTGACGACAGCCATGCACCACCTGTACACCGACCACAAGGGGGCACCCATCTCTGGATGTTTCCGGTGTATGTCAAGCCTTGGTAAGGTTCTTCGCGTTGCGTCGAATTAAGCCACATGCTCCGCTGCTTGTGCGGGCCCCCGTCAATTCCTTTGAGTTTTAGCCTTGCGGCCGTACTCCCCAGGCGGGGAACTTAATGCGTTAGCTGCGGCACCGACGACGTGGAATGTCGCCAACACCTAGTTCCCACCGTTTACGGCGTGGACTACCAGGGTATCTAATCCTGTTCGCTCCCCACGCTTTCGCTCCTCAGCGTCAGTAATGGCCCAGAGATCCGCCTTCGCCACCGGTGTTCCTCCTGATATCTGCGCATTTCACCGCTACACCAGGAATTCCGATCTCCCCTACCACACTCTAGTCTGCCCGTATCGAATGCAGACCCGGGGTTAAGCCCCGGGCTTTCACATCCGACGCGACAGACCGCCTACGAGCTCTTTACGCCCAATAATTCCGGACAACGCTTGCGCCCTACGTATTACCGCGGCTGCTGGCACGTAGTTAGCCGGCGCTTCTTCTGCAGGTACCGTCACTTTCGCTTCTTCCCTGCTGAAAGAGGTTTACAACCCGAAGGCCGTCATCCCTCACGCGGCGTCGCTGCATCAGGCTTTCGCCCATTGTGCAATATTCCCCACTGCTGCCTCCCGTAGGAGTCTGGGCCGTGTCTCAGTCCCAGTGTGGCCGGTCGCCCTCTCAGGCCGGCTACCCGTCGTCGCCTTGGTGAGCCACTACCTCACCAACAAGCTGATAGGCCGCGGGCTCATCCTGCACCGCCGGAGCTTTTAACCCACCCCCATGCGAGGAAAGATATTATCCGGTATTAGACCCCGTTTCCAGGGCTTGTCCCAGAGTGCAGGGCAGATTGCCCACGTGTTACTCACCCGTTCGCCACTAATCCACCCCGAAAGGCTTCATCGTTCGACTTGCATGTGTTAAGCACGCCGCCAGCGTTCGTCCTGAGCCAGGATCAAACTCTCCGTGAATGTTTACTCGGCCAGTAAATTAATACAGCCGGCGCACACACACGAGAGCGGAACAGTCAAGCGGAATAAGCCCGACCGTTCACAGCGTCCTCGCTGTGTTTGTGTTACTTCAAAGGAACCTCAACCCACAGATAACTCTGTGAGCCGGGGTATCAACAAATCTGGCGTTGATTTTTGGCACGCTGTTGAGTTCTCAAGGAACGGACGCTTCCTTCGTACTCACCCAAGAGACTCTCTCAGGCTTTCCTCCGGGCAGTTTCCCTTCGGTCTTGCGTTTCCGACTCTATCAGACCGTTTCCGTATCCGATTTCCTCGGTGCTTTCCAGGTTTCCGCTTTCGCGTTTCCCTTTCCGGCGACTCCGACTTTATCAGAAGTTCTGAGTCGGAATTTCCGCCCCGCTCGGGTTGGTCCCTGGCCATCAGTTGAGCCGGGTTCCCTCGCTGGCGGAGCCGTAAACGTACTGGAGCGGGGCTCCTCGATGCAAATCGAGGAGCCCCGCTCCAAGTTCACGCGTACGAAGGCCAGCTCAGGTGCCCTCCGTGCCCGTCAGACCTCCACGACGACCGGGAGGATCATCGGGCGCCGGCGGTAGGTGTCCGACACCCATTTGCCCAGTGTGCGACGGATGAGTTGCTGCATCTGGTGGGGCTCCACCACTCCGTCCTGCGCCGACCGCTGGAGGACCTCGGCGATCCTCGGAACGACGTCGACGAAGGCGGAGTCCTCGATGCCCGAACCACGGGCCTGGATGTGCGGGCCACCCGTGATCTTGCCCGTCGACGAGTCCATCACCACGAAGACCGAGATGATGCCCTCGTCTCCGAGGATCCTGCGGTCCTTCAGCGCCGGTTCGCCCACGTCGCCGACCGAGAGGCCGTCGACGTACACGTAACCCGCCTGGACCTTGCCGGAGATCTTCGCCTTGCCCTCGATCAGGTCGACGACCACGCCGTCCTCGGCGATGACGATCCGGTCGTGTGGGACGCCTGTCATGGCGCCCAGCTCGGCGTTGGCCCGAAGGTGGCGCCATTCGCCGTGCACCGGCATCAGGTTGCGCGGCTTGCAGATGTTGTAGAAGTACAGGAGCTCGCCGGCCGAGGCGTGGCCGGAGACGTGCACCTTGGCGTTGCCCTTGTGGACGACCTTCGCGCCCCAGCGTGTCAGGCCGTTGATCACGCGGTAGACCGCGTTCTCGTTGCCCGGGATCAAGGACGAGGCCAGGATCACGGTGTCGCCCTGGACGATGCGGATCTGGTGGTCCCTGTTGGCCATGCGGGACAGCGCGGCCATCGGCTCGCCCTGGGAGCCCGTGCAGACCAGCACGACCTGGTGGTCCGGCAGGTCGTCCAGGGTCTTGACGTCCACGACGAGGCCCGGTGGGACCTTCAGATATCCCAGGTCCCGGGCGATGCCCATGTTGCGGACCATCGAGCGGCCGACGAAGGCGACCCTGCGGCCGTATTCGTGGGCCGCGTCCAGGATCTGCTGGATGCGGTGGATGTGGCTGGCGAAGCTCGCCACGATGACTCGCTTGCCGGCGCCCGCGAAGACCTGGCGCAGCACGTTCGAGATGTCCCGCTCGGGCGGAACGAAACCCGGGACCTCGGCGTTCGTCGAGTCGGAGAGGAGAAGGTCGATGCCCTCTTCGCTCAGCCGCGCGAAAGCGTGCAGGTCGGTGAGGCGGCCGTCGAGCGGGAGCTGGTCCATCTTGAAGTCGCCGGTGTGGACCACCATGCCCGCAGGGGTGCGGATGGCGACCGCGAGGGCGTCCGGAATGGAGTGGTTGACCGCGATGAACTCGCAGTCGAAGGGGCCGATGCGCTCACGGTTCCCCTCCGTCACCTCGAGGGTGTACGGGCGGATGCGGTGCTCCTGGAGCTTCGCCTCGATGAACGCGAGGGTCAGCTTGGAGCCGATCAGCGGGAGGTCCGGCTTCTCCCGCAGGAGGTAGGGGACGGCACCGATGTGGTCCTCGTGGCCGTGCGTGAGGACGATGCCCTCGATGTCGTCGAGACGATCTCTGATGGACGTGAAGTCCGGCAGGATCAGGTCGATTCCGGGCTGCTCCTCCTCTGGGAAGAGCACGCCACAGTCGACGATCAGCAGGCGACCGCCGTACTCGAAGACGGTCATGTTGCGGCCGATCTCACCGAGGCCGCCCAGCGGGGTGACCCGCAGGCCGCCCTCCGGGAGCTTCGGCGGGGCGCCGAGTTCAGGATGCGGATGACTCAAAAGACTCTCCTCACCACGCACGCCACGTACCGGCAAGGCACGTGGCGCGCATGACGTTCATGCAAAAGCAGTTGTTGGATGTGGACTGCGGACACGGATGTCCCGCGTATTCAGTTGTGAAGTCTGGTGTCAGAGCTGTACCCCGCCTGCGGCAAGATCGATCTTGAGCTGGGCGATCTCGTCGGCCGACAGCTCGACCATGGGTGCGCGCAGCGGTCCGGCGGGCAGGCCCTGGAGGGCGAGCGCCGCCTTCGTGGTCATGACGCCCTGGGTACGGAACATGCCCGTGAATACCGGGAGCAGCTTCTGGTGGATCTCGGTGGCCTTCTGGACCTCGCCGGCGGCGTACGCCTCCACCAGGGTGCGCAGCTCCGGTGTGACGACGTGACCGACGACCGACACGAAGCCGACCGCGCCCACGGACAGGAGCGGCAGGTTCAGCATGTCGTCGCCCGAGTACCAGGCGAGGCCCGAGCGGGCGATGGCCCAGCTCGCTCGGCCGAGGTCGCCCTTGGCGTCCTTGTTGGCGACGATCCGGGGGTGCTCGGCGAGTCGGACGATCGTCTCGGTGCTGATCGGGACGCCGCTGCGGCCGGGGATGTCGTACAGCATGACCGGGAGTTCGGTGGCGTCGGCGATGGCCGTGAAGTGCCGGTACAGGCCCTCTTGCGGGGGCTTGTTGTAGTACGGCGTCACCGTCAGGAGGCCGTGCGCGCCGGTCTTCTCCGCGGCGCGGGCCAGTTCGATGCTGTGGTGGGTGTCGTTCGTGCCGACGCCCGCGATGATGTGGGCCCGCTCGCCGACGGCCTCCAGTACGGCTCGTACGAGGTCCGATTTCTCCGCGTCGCTGGTGGTCGGGGACTCGCCGGTGGTGCCGTTGATGACCAGGCCGTCGTTGCCTGCGTCCACCAGGTGGGTGGCGAGCCGCTGTGCGCCGTCGAGGTCGAGCGCGCCGTCCGCCGTGAACGGCGTGACCATGGCGGTGAGGACCCTCCCGAAGGGGGTCTGCGGAGTGGAGGTCGGAGCCATGGGTACCACGCTACTCGGTGCGCAGGGCGCGGTCTGCCCTAGGGGTGCGGGGAAAGTCATGACAAAGATGGAACCCGGCACTGCCTGCTCGGGGGTTCAAGCAGTGCCGGGTCCGTTTGATCAGGCTAGATGAACCTCTCTAAATACCGCAATACGGACACTTCGCGAGGCTGATCCGCACATCTGTGCCTGGTGGTGCGACGTGCGTGCGTCTGCCTTAAGGTGCCACCCTGCCGTTCGCGTTGAAGGCCGCGTGGGTCAGCGGCATGAGCCTCGCCCACTCCGCCTCCATCTTCTCGCCGACCATCTCGATCTCCCGCTGCGGGAACGACGGCACCTTCGCCAGCTCGTGCTGGGTGCGCAGGCCGAGGAAGTGCATCAGTGAGCGCGCGTTGCAGGTGGCGTACATGGACGAGTACAGGCCGACCGGGAGGACCGCGCGGGCGACCTCGCGGGCGGCGCCCTCGGCCAGCAGCTTCTGGTAGGTCCGGTACGCCTGGCGGTACGAGTCCTCCATGGCGTGGCCCACGAGTTCGTGCTGCTCAGGGGTGCCCTCGACGAAGACGTACTTGCCCGGTCGCCCCTTCTGGACGAGCTTGCGCGACGTGTCCGGCACGTAGAACACGGGCTGCAGCTCCCTGTACCGGCCGGATTCCTCGTTGTACGACCACCCCACGCGGTGTCGCATGAACTCGCGGAAGACGAAGATCGGGGCGCTGATGAAGAACGTCATGGAGTTGTGCTCGAACGGGCTGCCGTGCCGGTCTCGCATGAGGTAGTTGATCAACCCCGTCGAGCGCTCCGGGTCCTTGCCCAACTCGTCCAGGGACTGCTCCCCGACGGTCGACACACGGGCCGCGAACAGTACGTCGGAGTCGGCCGCGCTGTGTTTGACCAGCTCGACGGCCACCTCGCTGCGCAGGTCGATCTTGAACTCGTCGTCGGGGGTGGGGCTCACGGTCTGGAGGGTCCTTCCCATCTCGTCACTTGGCGACGCCACTCTACGACCCACCAAACGGGACGTTCACCATCGTCAGCGAGTTAAGTCGGCGAAAACGGGCACCGATTGAGGCATTCGTTCGTCTGTCTGTACAGACAGCAGAGATCAGTTCGACACCGCAAGGAGAAGCCGCCCCATGTTCCGTCGGCGCGAGCCCGTCCCGTTCGCCTTCATCGCCGAAGCCGACAAGTTCCGCAGCAATGTCGCTCCCCCGCCCCGTGAGCGCGCGTCCGCCGGTGACATAGCCGGGCGCTGGCTCCTGGGGCTCACCATCGTCGCCGGGCTCGTGGGCTCCCTGGTCCTCGGGATGCCCGCGCTGTCGGTCGACCAGTCCGCAGGGCACACCCCGCAGTCCGAGGCGGCCGACAGCCGTTGAGGGCCGCCGGGCTGCGGCCGAATGGCGTGGTCCCGCCCTCCTCGGGCCCCCGAGGCTGGTGACCGGGCAGCCGCCTGGATAACCTCACCGGGCACAGCCCGCGCATGGAACTGAGTGAGGACCAGCCGTGCCCCTGCCCTTCCTGACGGCCGACCA is a window of Streptomyces sp. B21-083 DNA encoding:
- a CDS encoding DegT/DnrJ/EryC1/StrS family aminotransferase; this encodes MLRAAGVGVGDEVVVPAYGNVEVAEAVILAGGLPVFADIDPVTYCLDASAVEAATTPRTAAVVVVHRFGRPADMGRFLDVGQRRGLLVLQHGESEAPYDEIAQRRQRAAFLDLKLRGVRTPDDGDGHTYQQYVVRVPGNGRPDRDAFARALRARGVDCRVPVKAPVHRMPAFRCCVSLPETESAVDETLALPVDASLTKRDMQRIVSACNSLGGLLQPAF
- a CDS encoding ribonuclease J, producing the protein MSHPHPELGAPPKLPEGGLRVTPLGGLGEIGRNMTVFEYGGRLLIVDCGVLFPEEEQPGIDLILPDFTSIRDRLDDIEGIVLTHGHEDHIGAVPYLLREKPDLPLIGSKLTLAFIEAKLQEHRIRPYTLEVTEGNRERIGPFDCEFIAVNHSIPDALAVAIRTPAGMVVHTGDFKMDQLPLDGRLTDLHAFARLSEEGIDLLLSDSTNAEVPGFVPPERDISNVLRQVFAGAGKRVIVASFASHIHRIQQILDAAHEYGRRVAFVGRSMVRNMGIARDLGYLKVPPGLVVDVKTLDDLPDHQVVLVCTGSQGEPMAALSRMANRDHQIRIVQGDTVILASSLIPGNENAVYRVINGLTRWGAKVVHKGNAKVHVSGHASAGELLYFYNICKPRNLMPVHGEWRHLRANAELGAMTGVPHDRIVIAEDGVVVDLIEGKAKISGKVQAGYVYVDGLSVGDVGEPALKDRRILGDEGIISVFVVMDSSTGKITGGPHIQARGSGIEDSAFVDVVPRIAEVLQRSAQDGVVEPHQMQQLIRRTLGKWVSDTYRRRPMILPVVVEV
- the dapA gene encoding 4-hydroxy-tetrahydrodipicolinate synthase, which translates into the protein MAPTSTPQTPFGRVLTAMVTPFTADGALDLDGAQRLATHLVDAGNDGLVINGTTGESPTTSDAEKSDLVRAVLEAVGERAHIIAGVGTNDTHHSIELARAAEKTGAHGLLTVTPYYNKPPQEGLYRHFTAIADATELPVMLYDIPGRSGVPISTETIVRLAEHPRIVANKDAKGDLGRASWAIARSGLAWYSGDDMLNLPLLSVGAVGFVSVVGHVVTPELRTLVEAYAAGEVQKATEIHQKLLPVFTGMFRTQGVMTTKAALALQGLPAGPLRAPMVELSADEIAQLKIDLAAGGVQL
- the thyX gene encoding FAD-dependent thymidylate synthase, which translates into the protein MSPTPDDEFKIDLRSEVAVELVKHSAADSDVLFAARVSTVGEQSLDELGKDPERSTGLINYLMRDRHGSPFEHNSMTFFISAPIFVFREFMRHRVGWSYNEESGRYRELQPVFYVPDTSRKLVQKGRPGKYVFVEGTPEQHELVGHAMEDSYRQAYRTYQKLLAEGAAREVARAVLPVGLYSSMYATCNARSLMHFLGLRTQHELAKVPSFPQREIEMVGEKMEAEWARLMPLTHAAFNANGRVAP